One segment of Thermosynechococcus sp. HN-54 DNA contains the following:
- a CDS encoding DUF2085 domain-containing protein, giving the protein MVRWRSPLWPDVILAALILGPLFAPFLAASDFLFLPKIAHIIYTMGNHVCPQPEMGLMLAPPWKMAVCMRCYGTLLGVLLTRWWIQRSPTAQEWYWLRQYGLAGFLVATLLMLFYPLEWALQHYGVWGYSNWIVFPFGAIAGLGLGLLIMPLLYAKQRLATSR; this is encoded by the coding sequence ATGGTGCGGTGGCGATCTCCCCTCTGGCCTGATGTGATTCTTGCGGCACTCATTCTAGGCCCCCTTTTTGCCCCTTTCTTGGCCGCTAGCGACTTTCTGTTCTTGCCTAAAATTGCCCACATTATCTACACGATGGGCAACCACGTGTGTCCGCAACCAGAGATGGGCTTAATGTTAGCTCCCCCTTGGAAAATGGCGGTCTGTATGCGCTGCTATGGCACCCTTTTGGGGGTTCTCCTGACCCGTTGGTGGATTCAGCGATCGCCCACTGCCCAAGAATGGTATTGGCTGCGGCAGTATGGTTTGGCGGGCTTTTTAGTGGCGACCCTATTGATGCTCTTTTATCCCCTTGAGTGGGCACTGCAACACTATGGCGTTTGGGGCTATTCCAACTGGATTGTCTTTCCCTTTGGGGCGATCGCTGGACTGGGCTTGGGATTACTGATCATGCCCCTCCTGTATGCCAAACAGCGCCTTGCCACCTCCCGTTAG
- a CDS encoding glycosyltransferase family 4 protein, with protein MRIAQIAPLWERVPPPAYGGVELVVSLLTEELVKRGHEVTLFASGDSITQAKLVSTYPHAIRLDPNVQEYAVYEALQLGEVFSRANEFDVIHSHVGYTALPYASLVKTPVVHTLHGRFTTDNERIFSQYRNQNYVSISHSQRQLGDLNYIATVYNAIAVETHHFYPQPSNPPYLAFLGRLSPEKGPHHAIEIAKRVGIPLRMAGKVDRVDRDYFKELIEPHIDGEFIQFIGEADHPTKNALLGGAIAMLFPITWQEPFGLVMIESMAAGTPVVAIAKGAAPEVIEHGKTGFLCHSVDECVAAVDQVPQLDRKACRDYVWQRFSVQRMVSEYEAVYDTVLAESFVHNGHRRGTFELLAS; from the coding sequence ATGCGCATTGCTCAAATCGCCCCCCTGTGGGAACGGGTACCGCCGCCAGCCTATGGGGGTGTGGAGTTGGTGGTGAGTCTGCTCACGGAAGAATTAGTCAAGCGAGGGCACGAGGTCACGCTGTTTGCCAGTGGCGACTCCATTACCCAAGCCAAATTAGTGTCTACCTATCCCCACGCCATTCGCCTCGATCCCAATGTGCAAGAATATGCCGTCTATGAAGCCCTGCAACTAGGAGAGGTCTTTAGTCGCGCCAATGAATTTGATGTCATCCATTCCCATGTGGGCTATACAGCTTTACCCTACGCCAGTCTGGTGAAAACACCCGTTGTTCACACGCTCCATGGTCGCTTTACGACGGATAATGAGCGCATTTTCAGCCAATATCGCAACCAAAACTACGTCAGTATTTCCCATTCCCAGCGGCAACTAGGGGACTTGAACTACATTGCCACGGTCTATAACGCCATTGCTGTGGAAACCCATCACTTCTATCCCCAGCCCAGCAATCCGCCCTATCTGGCCTTCCTAGGACGGCTCTCCCCGGAAAAAGGCCCTCACCATGCCATTGAAATCGCCAAGCGGGTGGGCATTCCGCTGCGGATGGCCGGCAAAGTGGATCGGGTCGATCGCGACTACTTCAAGGAATTGATCGAACCCCACATTGATGGTGAATTTATCCAGTTCATCGGCGAAGCGGATCATCCAACCAAGAATGCCCTCCTCGGTGGGGCGATCGCCATGCTCTTTCCAATTACGTGGCAAGAACCCTTTGGTCTTGTGATGATCGAATCCATGGCAGCCGGTACACCAGTGGTGGCGATCGCCAAAGGAGCAGCGCCCGAAGTGATTGAGCACGGCAAAACGGGTTTTCTGTGCCATTCTGTTGACGAATGTGTAGCGGCTGTTGACCAAGTGCCGCAACTGGATCGCAAGGCCTGTCGAGATTATGTTTGGCAGCGGTTCAGCGTTCAGCGGATGGTGAGCGAGTATGAAGCTGTTTATGATACCGTTCTTGCCGAGAGCTTCGTCCATAATGGACATCGTCGGGGGACGTTTGAACTGCTGGCCAGTTAG
- a CDS encoding branched-chain amino acid ABC transporter permease, with product MDIQLIQLFVNGLAVGSIIALAAVGLTLTFGILRLPNFAHGDFMTAGAYLTLVANATGLDIWLSMAIGGLGTAGLMLLSEKLLWQPMRDRRATSTTLIIISIGLSFLLRNAVILIWGSENQTYRLPVMPALDFWGVKIIYSKVIVMILAVVAIAAVHLLLQRTKVGKAMRAVADDLDLARVSGIDVEWVVLSTWLLAGVLTGVAGGLYGLITAVRPTMGWFLILPLFASVILGGIGNPYGAIAGALIIGVAQEMSTLMIPSEYKLAVALVIMMAVLLVRPQGLFRGTLS from the coding sequence ATGGATATTCAACTGATTCAACTTTTCGTTAATGGCTTGGCAGTGGGGAGTATTATTGCCCTCGCAGCGGTGGGTTTGACGCTCACATTTGGAATTTTGCGCCTGCCCAACTTTGCCCATGGTGACTTTATGACGGCGGGAGCCTACCTGACATTGGTGGCCAATGCAACGGGACTGGATATTTGGCTCTCAATGGCGATCGGGGGCTTGGGAACGGCGGGGTTGATGCTCCTGAGCGAGAAGCTCCTGTGGCAGCCGATGCGCGATCGCCGGGCAACTTCGACAACATTGATTATTATCTCCATTGGTCTTTCGTTTCTGCTGCGCAATGCCGTGATTCTCATCTGGGGCAGTGAAAACCAAACTTATCGGCTACCCGTGATGCCCGCCCTTGATTTTTGGGGGGTGAAAATTATTTACTCGAAGGTGATTGTAATGATTTTGGCGGTGGTGGCGATCGCTGCGGTTCATTTATTATTGCAACGCACCAAGGTGGGCAAAGCCATGCGAGCCGTAGCCGATGATCTTGACTTGGCGCGGGTTTCTGGCATTGATGTCGAGTGGGTGGTGCTGTCCACTTGGCTCTTGGCGGGGGTGCTCACAGGAGTGGCCGGGGGGCTTTATGGCCTGATTACCGCTGTGCGGCCAACGATGGGTTGGTTTTTGATCTTGCCCCTCTTTGCCAGTGTGATTCTCGGTGGCATTGGCAATCCCTACGGGGCGATCGCTGGCGCCCTGATTATTGGTGTTGCTCAGGAGATGAGTACACTGATGATTCCTTCTGAATACAAGCTGGCCGTTGCCCTAGTGATCATGATGGCAGTGCTTCTGGTGCGTCCCCAAGGGCTATTTCGTGGCACACTCAGTTAG
- a CDS encoding glycosyltransferase family 1 protein: protein MQALSTRTAKNTLHRAFALPQLQLPARQPIALISVHGDPAADVGHESAGGQNIYVRQLGEALAAAGWHVDMFTRKIHPDDPDVIEHSPHCRTIRLEAGPLTYIPREKLFETLPKFVEAFKAYHAKYGYPLIHTNYWLSGWAGWQLRQELNFQWLHTYHSLGVVKYQVASEQAQRDETRLTVEKAILENADCVIVTSPQEEAYLRRWVSKAGQTRLIPCGTNLHLFYPVADARTQLNLPTDEPIVLYVGRFDRRKGIETLVAAMAQVTQGRLLLVGGSDPQRSDGAERRRIEGLVQEYRLGDRVTFVGQIDHERLAVYYSAANVCVVPSYYEPFGLVAIEAMACGTPVIASAVGGLQFTVIPEETGLLVPPQDATALANAIQRILADPDWARILGANGRERVQALFNWEAIALQMGQLYRQLFAASLMGNSTRLDTVKNTTPLTVAKTALAS, encoded by the coding sequence ATGCAAGCATTATCAACCCGTACAGCAAAAAATACACTCCATCGAGCCTTTGCTCTGCCCCAACTCCAATTACCTGCTCGTCAACCCATTGCCTTGATTTCTGTGCATGGGGATCCCGCCGCTGATGTCGGCCATGAATCCGCCGGTGGTCAAAATATCTATGTACGGCAATTGGGGGAAGCCCTAGCGGCAGCCGGGTGGCACGTGGATATGTTTACCCGCAAAATCCATCCCGATGACCCCGATGTGATTGAGCACAGCCCCCACTGTCGCACCATTCGCCTCGAGGCAGGCCCTCTGACCTATATTCCGCGTGAGAAACTCTTTGAGACATTACCGAAGTTTGTCGAAGCGTTCAAGGCTTACCATGCCAAATATGGCTATCCCCTGATCCACACCAACTACTGGCTCTCCGGCTGGGCGGGTTGGCAGTTGCGTCAGGAGTTGAATTTCCAATGGCTGCATACCTACCATTCCTTGGGGGTCGTGAAATATCAAGTGGCTTCTGAGCAAGCCCAACGGGATGAAACCCGCCTCACGGTGGAAAAAGCCATCCTTGAAAATGCCGACTGTGTGATTGTGACTAGCCCCCAAGAGGAAGCCTATCTACGGCGCTGGGTGTCTAAGGCAGGGCAAACACGTCTGATTCCCTGTGGCACGAATTTGCATCTCTTTTACCCCGTGGCCGATGCCCGTACCCAACTGAATTTGCCTACCGATGAGCCGATTGTGCTCTATGTGGGTCGCTTTGATCGCCGCAAAGGGATTGAAACGCTGGTGGCAGCGATGGCTCAGGTGACCCAAGGGCGGTTACTGCTTGTGGGGGGAAGTGATCCGCAGCGCAGTGATGGTGCCGAACGGCGGCGCATTGAAGGATTAGTGCAGGAGTATCGTTTGGGCGATCGCGTGACCTTTGTGGGGCAAATTGACCATGAGCGCTTGGCGGTGTACTACAGTGCTGCCAATGTCTGCGTTGTGCCCAGCTACTATGAACCCTTTGGCTTGGTGGCCATTGAAGCGATGGCCTGTGGCACACCGGTGATTGCCTCCGCTGTGGGTGGTCTGCAATTCACGGTGATTCCTGAAGAAACAGGGCTACTGGTGCCGCCTCAGGATGCCACTGCCTTGGCCAATGCGATTCAACGGATTTTGGCAGATCCAGACTGGGCACGTATCCTTGGGGCAAATGGCCGTGAGCGGGTGCAAGCCCTCTTCAACTGGGAAGCGATCGCCCTGCAAATGGGGCAACTCTACCGTCAGCTCTTTGCCGCTTCTCTCATGGGGAATTCAACCCGCTTAGATACCGTCAAGAACACGACGCCACTGACAGTGGCTAAAACGGCTTTAGCCTCCTAG